One Deltaproteobacteria bacterium DNA window includes the following coding sequences:
- a CDS encoding zinc-ribbon domain-containing protein, translated as MHCPSCGHDLRPGARFCDACGHPVGGVAPPERRPHAPAHLAEKILASRGRLEGERKHVTVLFADVKGSMELAERVDPEAWHRILDRFFAILADGVHRFEGTVNQFTGDGIMALFGAPLAHEDHARRACAAALHLGAEIRLYARDLRLAEGLNFSVRMGLNSGEVVVGTIGDDLHMDYTALGATVGLAQRMEQLAEPGKVYLTEHTARLVEGFFRLEELGRFSVKGLRDRVRVYELEGPGPLKTRLDVSRARGLSRFVGRVEETAALEAALRRAVEGRGGVVGIVAEAGVGKSRLCYEFIERTRARGLTAHQAHCVAHGRMVPFLPILELLRGYFGISEQDGNEAGRRKIAGTVLLLDPELTESLPLLFDFLGVPDPERRAQRMDPEARQRRLCALFTRLVQARSRREPSVLLVEDLHWVDGGSEVFLAELVAALPETAALLLVTLRPEYRAGWFGTSSYQQLTLAPLVAEASAALLQDLLGSNPSLAGVVGPVRERTAGNPFFIEEVVQALVEGGSLVGTKGAYRLVKPVAELVVPPTVHAVLAARIDRLPEREKDILQTAAVIGKEFTERVLRAVSELPEADVGAALATLTQAEFIYEEPVHPEIEYSFKHPLTHEVAYRSQLGERRASTHAAAARAIAELYADKLDERAALLAHHWEAAGESLEAARWSRRAAEWAGVSDLAEAAAQWRKVRELLATVPDSAERLEMGVQADIALLGLGWRFGIAEDEAAAIFAEGVALARQTHDPGALSTLLNTYGMVRGMSGHVAEAVERTREGTRLADETNDAGRQLGSRVALVEAQYMAGDLRGALETLGEARAYAAEAPSGARIRTGFSPSNWMVMMSGWLLFDTGHPEEAARELERARSLAREHGETELLGWAHELSAHVAAFRGDSDGALDHARQAFDIAERIGSSFSRTSAYDALGCVHLANQGWASAASAFEQALSIVRERGIGLHWEPRILAELAEAQLGGGDVEKARATAEDAVRRVRALSTKVTECRALLTFARVLLRSEGAGARGPVEAALGRTLALVAETGAGLYEPQIRLELAELARLTGDEDARRRELSEARRLLGAMGCLA; from the coding sequence ATGCACTGCCCGTCCTGCGGACACGACCTGCGGCCCGGGGCGCGCTTCTGCGACGCGTGCGGTCATCCCGTCGGCGGGGTCGCGCCGCCCGAGCGTCGCCCCCACGCACCGGCCCACCTCGCCGAGAAGATCCTCGCGTCGCGGGGCCGGCTCGAGGGCGAGCGCAAGCACGTGACGGTGCTCTTCGCGGACGTGAAGGGGTCGATGGAGCTCGCGGAGCGGGTCGATCCCGAGGCGTGGCACCGCATCCTCGACCGCTTCTTCGCGATCCTCGCCGACGGGGTGCACCGGTTCGAAGGCACCGTCAACCAGTTCACGGGCGACGGCATCATGGCGCTCTTCGGCGCACCGCTCGCGCACGAGGATCATGCACGGCGGGCCTGCGCCGCCGCGCTCCACCTCGGCGCGGAGATCCGGCTCTACGCGCGCGATCTCCGCCTCGCCGAGGGACTGAACTTCTCCGTCCGCATGGGCCTCAACTCGGGCGAGGTCGTGGTGGGCACGATCGGCGACGACCTGCACATGGACTACACCGCGCTCGGCGCGACCGTGGGTCTGGCGCAGCGCATGGAGCAGCTCGCCGAGCCCGGCAAGGTCTACCTGACCGAGCACACGGCACGGCTGGTGGAAGGGTTCTTTCGCCTCGAGGAGCTCGGGCGGTTCAGCGTGAAAGGCCTGCGCGACCGGGTCCGGGTCTACGAGCTCGAGGGCCCCGGCCCGCTCAAGACCCGCCTCGACGTCTCCCGCGCACGCGGCCTCTCCCGCTTCGTCGGACGCGTGGAGGAGACGGCGGCGCTGGAGGCCGCACTCCGCCGGGCGGTGGAGGGACGCGGCGGGGTCGTGGGCATCGTCGCCGAGGCCGGAGTCGGCAAGAGCCGGCTCTGCTACGAGTTCATCGAGCGAACCCGCGCGCGCGGTCTCACGGCCCACCAGGCGCACTGCGTCGCCCACGGGAGGATGGTTCCCTTCCTCCCGATTCTCGAGCTCCTGCGCGGGTACTTCGGCATCTCCGAGCAGGATGGCAACGAGGCAGGCCGCCGGAAGATCGCCGGCACGGTGCTCTTGCTCGACCCGGAGCTCACCGAATCGCTCCCGCTCCTCTTCGACTTCCTCGGCGTGCCGGACCCCGAGCGCCGGGCTCAGCGCATGGACCCCGAGGCGCGCCAGCGCCGGCTCTGTGCGCTGTTCACGCGGCTGGTCCAGGCGCGGAGCCGCCGGGAGCCGAGCGTGCTCCTGGTCGAGGATCTCCACTGGGTGGACGGCGGCAGCGAGGTGTTCCTGGCGGAGCTCGTCGCGGCGCTGCCGGAGACCGCCGCGCTGCTCCTCGTGACCCTCCGCCCGGAGTACCGGGCCGGCTGGTTCGGGACGTCCTCGTACCAGCAGCTGACGCTCGCACCGCTCGTCGCCGAGGCGAGCGCCGCCCTGCTCCAGGACCTGCTCGGCTCCAATCCGTCGCTCGCCGGGGTCGTCGGGCCCGTCCGCGAGCGCACCGCCGGAAATCCCTTCTTCATCGAGGAGGTCGTCCAGGCGCTGGTCGAGGGCGGGAGCCTCGTCGGGACGAAGGGCGCGTACCGGCTGGTCAAGCCGGTCGCCGAGCTCGTCGTCCCGCCCACGGTGCACGCGGTGCTCGCCGCGCGCATCGACCGGCTGCCCGAACGTGAGAAGGACATCCTGCAGACTGCCGCCGTCATCGGGAAGGAGTTCACGGAGCGGGTGCTGAGAGCGGTGAGTGAGCTTCCCGAGGCCGACGTCGGGGCGGCCCTCGCGACGCTCACGCAGGCCGAGTTCATCTACGAGGAACCCGTCCATCCCGAGATCGAGTACAGCTTCAAGCACCCGCTGACCCACGAGGTGGCGTACCGCTCCCAGCTGGGCGAGCGGCGCGCCTCGACGCACGCGGCGGCGGCGCGGGCGATCGCCGAGCTCTACGCGGACAAGCTCGACGAGCGCGCGGCGCTCCTCGCCCACCACTGGGAAGCGGCCGGCGAGAGCCTCGAAGCGGCGCGCTGGAGCCGCCGAGCCGCCGAGTGGGCGGGGGTCAGCGACCTCGCCGAGGCCGCGGCCCAGTGGCGGAAGGTGCGCGAGCTGCTCGCCACGGTCCCCGACTCTGCGGAGCGGCTGGAGATGGGCGTGCAGGCGGACATCGCGCTCCTGGGCCTCGGCTGGCGGTTCGGCATCGCGGAGGACGAAGCCGCGGCGATCTTTGCGGAAGGCGTGGCCCTCGCCCGGCAGACGCACGATCCTGGCGCGCTTTCGACGCTCCTCAACACGTACGGCATGGTCCGGGGGATGTCCGGGCACGTCGCCGAGGCCGTGGAGCGCACGCGGGAGGGGACGCGTCTGGCGGACGAGACCAACGACGCGGGCCGGCAGCTCGGCTCGCGCGTCGCGCTCGTCGAGGCCCAGTACATGGCGGGAGACCTGCGCGGCGCACTCGAGACGCTCGGGGAGGCGCGCGCGTACGCCGCCGAGGCGCCGAGCGGCGCCCGGATTCGAACCGGCTTCAGCCCCTCCAACTGGATGGTCATGATGAGCGGATGGCTCCTCTTCGACACCGGTCATCCCGAGGAGGCCGCGCGCGAGCTCGAGCGCGCCCGCTCGCTCGCACGCGAGCATGGCGAGACCGAGCTCCTCGGCTGGGCGCACGAGCTCAGCGCGCACGTGGCGGCGTTCAGAGGAGACTCGGACGGGGCGCTCGATCACGCCCGCCAGGCGTTCGACATCGCCGAGCGAATCGGGAGCTCGTTCTCGCGGACGTCGGCATACGACGCGCTCGGCTGCGTGCACCTCGCGAACCAGGGTTGGGCGTCGGCCGCGAGCGCGTTCGAGCAGGCCCTCTCCATCGTCCGGGAGCGAGGGATCGGGCTCCACTGGGAGCCCCGCATCCTCGCCGAGCTCGCCGAGGCGCAGCTCGGAGGCGGAGACGTCGAGAAGGCGCGGGCCACGGCCGAGGATGCCGTGCGGCGGGTCCGCGCTCTCTCGACGAAGGTGACCGAGTGCCGTGCACTCCTGACCTTCGCCCGGGTTCTGCTGCGGAGCGAGGGAGCCGGGGCGCGCGGTCCGGTGGAGGCCGCGCTCGGCCGGACGCTCGCGCTGGTCGCGGAAACCGGCGCCGGCCTCTACGAGCCCCAGATTCGTCTCGAGCTGGCGGAGCTCGCGCGCCTCACGGGCGACGAGGATGCGCGCCGGCGCGAGCTCTCCGAAGCGCGGCGCCTGCTCGGCGCAATGGGGTGTTTGGCCTAG
- a CDS encoding adenylosuccinate synthase translates to MPAAVVTGTQWGDEGKGKIVDLLAADADVVVRFHGGNNAGHTLVVDGEKTILNLIPAGVLHPGRICVMGPGMVIDPEVLVGEIDALRRRGYLSDDRWLRISEQAHLIMPYHRAIDRARERLRGPGNIGTTGRGIGPAYEDKMARTGIRVGELFDEPGFRDALERNLREKNGYLQALLGEPPLAFDDIHDRYRGYRERLRPFVADTTAELRAALAAGRRVLLEGAQGALLDVDHGTYPFVTSSSTLAGGASAGAGVPPRAIGRIVGIAKAYTTRVGSGPFPTELADALGDRLRADGDEYGATTGRPRRCGWFDAVVVRHATALSGVDGLALTKLDVLTGIDPLRVCVAYELDGRRRDFPPATQRGWERVVPLYEELAGWRESLGAVRALADLPPNARRYLDRLSALVGTPVVLLSVGPQREQTIRLGDVF, encoded by the coding sequence GTGCCTGCCGCGGTCGTCACGGGCACCCAGTGGGGTGACGAGGGGAAGGGAAAGATCGTCGACCTCCTGGCGGCGGACGCCGACGTCGTCGTCCGCTTCCACGGCGGCAACAATGCCGGACACACCCTGGTGGTCGACGGCGAGAAGACGATCCTCAACCTGATCCCCGCGGGTGTGCTCCACCCCGGCCGCATCTGCGTGATGGGACCGGGCATGGTGATCGATCCCGAGGTGCTGGTCGGCGAGATCGACGCGCTCCGCCGCCGCGGCTACCTCAGCGACGACCGGTGGCTGCGCATCAGCGAGCAGGCGCATCTCATCATGCCCTACCACCGGGCCATCGACCGGGCGCGCGAGCGCCTCCGCGGCCCCGGGAACATCGGCACGACGGGCCGCGGCATCGGCCCCGCCTACGAGGACAAGATGGCGCGGACGGGCATCCGCGTCGGCGAGCTGTTCGACGAGCCCGGGTTCCGCGACGCGCTCGAGCGCAACCTGCGCGAGAAGAACGGGTACCTGCAGGCGCTCCTCGGCGAGCCGCCGCTCGCCTTCGACGACATCCACGACCGCTACCGGGGCTACCGCGAGCGGCTGCGGCCCTTCGTCGCCGACACGACGGCCGAGCTCCGTGCCGCGCTCGCCGCCGGCCGGCGCGTGCTCCTCGAGGGCGCCCAGGGCGCGCTCCTCGACGTCGACCACGGGACGTACCCGTTCGTGACCTCTTCCAGCACGCTGGCCGGAGGCGCCTCGGCCGGTGCGGGCGTGCCGCCCCGCGCCATCGGACGGATCGTCGGCATCGCCAAGGCCTACACGACGCGCGTCGGCTCGGGCCCCTTCCCGACCGAGCTCGCCGATGCGCTCGGCGATCGGCTGCGCGCCGACGGCGACGAGTACGGCGCCACCACGGGCCGCCCGCGTCGCTGCGGCTGGTTCGACGCGGTCGTGGTGCGCCACGCGACCGCGCTCTCCGGTGTCGACGGTCTCGCCCTCACCAAGCTCGATGTGCTGACCGGCATCGACCCGCTGCGGGTCTGCGTCGCCTACGAGCTCGACGGCCGGCGCCGGGACTTTCCGCCCGCGACGCAGAGGGGCTGGGAGCGGGTCGTGCCGCTCTACGAGGAGCTGGCGGGGTGGCGGGAGAGCCTGGGTGCGGTGCGTGCGCTCGCCGACCTGCCGCCGAACGCGCGTCGCTACCTCGACCGACTGTCGGCGCTGGTCGGCACGCCGGTCGTCTTGCTGTCGGTCGGCCCGCAGCGCGAGCAGACGATCCGCCTGGGCGACGTGTTCTAG
- a CDS encoding phosphoglycerate dehydrogenase, with protein MAYRVLLTDPLGPEGLAHLRQHSELEVVARTELGPGELRQAIRGFHALIVRSRTKVTAENLAGADVLRVIGRAGIGVDNIDVDAATKRGVVVMNTPGGSNVTTAEHAIAMLLALARNIPQADAAVKAGKWPRERWIGTEVCNKTLGIVGLGNIGTIVAERALGLRMKVIAFDPFVTAEAAARLRVELVSLDEIYARADFITIHTPLTPETRGLIGAATIARMKRGVRLVNCARGGIVDEPALAAAIRSGQVAGAALDVFAEEPPPSGHPLLALEQVIATPHLGASTGEAQVNVAIAIAQQVADFLCRGVIQNAVNAPSLSPEVVQVLRPYLLLAEKLGALAGQLLPEPPLEVTVEVSGEAAERESRALTTAALRGLLAQLLDPSVNYVNAPAFARERGIKVIESRATQSSDYLNAVRVGVRTASRTTAVEGAVFGAETIRLTKIDGFRMEAVPEGHILMLHNRDVPGVVGRVGTLLGERGVNIAGLELGRERVGGMAISLIHVDDPVPPEVVAELRKLPQIVSADVLRL; from the coding sequence GCTTCCACGCTCTCATCGTGCGCAGCCGCACCAAGGTGACGGCCGAGAACCTCGCCGGTGCCGACGTGCTGCGCGTGATCGGCCGGGCCGGCATCGGCGTCGACAACATCGACGTCGACGCCGCTACCAAGCGCGGCGTCGTCGTCATGAACACCCCCGGCGGGAGCAACGTCACGACCGCCGAGCACGCGATCGCGATGCTGCTCGCGCTCGCCCGCAACATCCCGCAGGCGGATGCCGCGGTGAAGGCGGGCAAGTGGCCGCGCGAGCGCTGGATCGGCACCGAGGTCTGCAACAAGACGCTCGGCATCGTCGGGCTCGGCAACATCGGCACGATCGTGGCCGAGCGGGCGCTCGGGCTGCGCATGAAGGTGATCGCCTTCGACCCCTTCGTGACCGCCGAGGCGGCGGCGCGCCTGCGGGTCGAGCTCGTCTCGCTCGACGAGATCTATGCGCGTGCGGACTTCATCACCATCCACACCCCGCTGACGCCCGAGACGCGAGGCCTGATCGGCGCCGCCACCATCGCCCGCATGAAGCGCGGCGTCCGCCTCGTCAACTGCGCGCGCGGCGGCATCGTCGACGAGCCGGCGCTGGCCGCCGCGATCCGCTCGGGTCAGGTGGCGGGCGCGGCGCTCGACGTCTTTGCCGAGGAGCCGCCCCCGAGCGGGCACCCGCTCCTCGCGCTCGAGCAGGTGATCGCCACCCCGCACCTCGGCGCCTCCACCGGCGAGGCGCAGGTGAACGTCGCCATCGCGATCGCGCAGCAGGTGGCGGATTTCCTCTGCCGGGGGGTCATCCAGAACGCGGTCAACGCCCCGTCGCTCTCGCCCGAGGTGGTGCAGGTCCTCCGCCCCTACCTGCTGCTCGCCGAGAAGCTCGGCGCGCTCGCCGGCCAGCTCCTGCCCGAGCCGCCGCTCGAGGTGACGGTCGAGGTGAGCGGCGAGGCGGCCGAGCGCGAGAGCCGGGCGCTCACCACCGCCGCGCTGCGCGGGCTCCTCGCCCAGCTCCTCGACCCGAGCGTCAACTACGTGAACGCGCCGGCGTTCGCCCGCGAGCGGGGCATCAAGGTGATCGAGTCCCGCGCCACGCAGTCGAGCGACTACCTGAACGCGGTCCGCGTCGGCGTGCGCACGGCCTCGCGCACGACGGCGGTCGAGGGCGCGGTGTTCGGCGCCGAGACGATCCGCCTGACCAAGATCGACGGCTTCCGCATGGAGGCCGTTCCCGAGGGCCACATCCTGATGCTGCACAACCGCGACGTGCCCGGCGTCGTCGGCCGCGTCGGCACGCTCCTCGGCGAGCGCGGCGTCAACATCGCCGGCCTCGAGCTCGGCCGCGAGCGGGTCGGGGGCATGGCGATCTCCCTGATCCACGTCGACGATCCCGTGCCGCCGGAGGTGGTGGCGGAGTTGCGGAAGCTCCCGCAGATCGTCTCGGCCGACGTGCTGCGGCTGTAG